In the genome of Lusitaniella coriacea LEGE 07157, the window TGTGGGCGCGCAAATCCAGGCAATTACCTACAATGAATTCCTGCCGCTTCTGTTGGGCGATGGTGCATTGAGTCCCTACGCGGGTTACGACGAGACGGTTAATGCGGGGATTAGCAACGAATTCTCCACAGGAGCGTTCCGGGTGGGACATACAATGCTTTCGCCTCAACTGTTGCGCATTAATAATGATGGCTCATCTCCGGGCAATATTGCGCTGCGAGATGCGTTTTTCGATCCTGGTGAAATTATTGATGAGGGGATTGATTCTTTGCTGCTGGGTTTAGCGTCTCAAAAAGCGCAGGAGGTCGATCCTTTTGTAATCGATGATGTGCGTAATTTCTTGTTTGGCCCTCCGGGTTCTGGGGGATTTGATTTGGCTTCTTTGAATATCCAACGGGGACGCGACCACGGCGTTCCCAGTTACAATGATGCTCGCATTGGTTTAGGTTTGGGGGCTGTTGCCAGCTTTGCTGAGATTACCTCCAACGTTGCCAGTCAGGATGCTCTGGCGAGTGTTTACAGCAGCGTTGATGAGATTGACTTTTGGATTGGAGGATTGGCGGAAGAACACATTAATGGGGGTCTGGTTGGCGAACTGTTTAATCGGATTATTGCGGATCAATTTCTGCGACTGCGAGATGGGGATCGCTTTTTCTACCGTAACGATCCTCATTTGATGGCTTTGGTTCCGGAGATTGGTAGCACTCAATTGTCGGATATTATTCGCCGCAATTCGAGCATCTCGAATATTCAAGATAATGTTTTTGTTGTGGCAAAAGATGTCCCAGAACCTTCTGCAATGACGGCAATCTTTATGTTAGGAGCGTTGGGCATTGTGGGAGAGCGTTTTGGGAAGAAACAATCTGGATAGTTATTGGTAAGATTCATGAGAGATTAGGTGAAATTGAAGGGTGAGTAAAACTCGCCCTAACAGAATCCTAGTCTCGAATAAACCGATAATCAAACGCCAAAAAATATGCGTCGTTCCTGGCAATTTATCTCCACTGTTTTAGGTATTATTTTTCGTCATCCCGTGACTGGGGTGACATTGATCCCCATTTTGCCTGACGGTAAAATCGTTTTTGTGCGCCGTCACGATACGGGTCAGTGGAGTTTGCCGGGAGGAATGGTGGATTGGGGAGAAGATATTCCTACTACAGTCCGTCGGGAGTTGGAGGAAGAAACGGGATTAACTCTGGTGAAAATGGGTCGTTTGATTGGGGTTTACTCTGCTGCCGATCGCGATCCTCGCCTGCATTCGATTAGCGTGGCGATTGAGGTGTATGCTGAAGGCGTGACTGCCGCGCAAGATGCTTTAGAAATTGCAGAAGCAAAACCTTTCGACCTGTCAAGCATCCCCTACGGTCATCTCAGCCACGATCACGATCGACAATTGCGGGATTATCTTGATGGCTTGACTCGCATTGCTTAAGGACGGCGAGTCGCGATCGCGCAATTCAATTCGTTAAACGGTGAGTTATACTTTTTCGAGCAATCTCATACAACGGGGTTGCGATTTTTGCCGGAATGCAACCCTTGTTTTTATAGCACTACGCATTGACGTTGGGATGTCTCACAAAGCTAAAACCTATAAATAGCCGGGTTTTGACCGCTCCCTGACTGCTTATTACTTACATTAACGCTCGTTAAAAATGCCGCTTCTTTTTAGTAACTCTCGAATTCGATTGCCTCAAGGACAAATTTTCTGGCGCGAAATCGGTCAAGATACAGGTACGCCGCTCCTTTTTTTACACGGGTCTTACCAAGATAGCGGTCAATGGATTCCGGTTATCGAACAGTTGCGCGATCGCTATCACTGTTTCGCGATCGATTTGCTGGGCTTTGGCGACTCCGAAGATCCCAACGTCCACTACTCGATTCAATTGCAAGTCGAATGCCTCATCAAATACCTCGATGCTTTGCACCTGGAACGAGTTTGTTTAATCGGACATTCTTTGGGGGGATGGGTTGCAGCCAGTTTTGCCCTGCAATATCCCGAACGAGTCCAGCGTTTAGTTCTGGCATCTCCCCTTGGCGTGGAACTCGCTGCGGAACGCCCGAAAAAAACGTGGGAACGCCAGTTGGTTAGTCCCGTCCCCGTTGTATCTTGGCTTCTTAAAATAATTTTGCCATTGGCTCGCGCGATCGGTCGCCACAAAAAAATCGAACAACTGCTCGCCTATCGCCAACACCTCTTACAATCCCCCACCACTTGCCAACTCCTCTTTCGCCGCCGTCCCGCCGAAATTCAAGCCGAATACCTCAATCATCGCCTAGAATTGCTGCAAGTTCCCGCGCTTATCATTCAAGGGGGACAGGATACTTCCGCCAACTTTGCCCGAAGTCAAATGTATGCCAACCTCATTCCAGGATCCAAATTTTGCCTCATTGAAAAAGGCAACAACGACCTCCCGGAAGTCTTATCCCAACGAGTTGCCACAGAACTCCAAGATTTTCTCACTCCTTCCAGTCCAAGGGAAATAACGCGGTAGCGTTGCCCAGTCTGGTGGTTCGTCAACCCTGTGTAGCAAAACTATTCGATATTCGCTGGCGGGCATTGCCCGCCCTACGCAATGTCTGTAGCGCTGTACCTCGCGCAATCTCAACCTAATAACTCAACCGCCCGCTTTGCCAACGCCTTAGCCGTCAAGCCATTAAACGCCATCACCTCCCCCGCACTCGATGCCGTTTCGCCGCGTTTCCAGGCAAAGGTATCGCGCTTGCAACTGCTGCGTAACATAATGGGTTCTAGCATCCCACTCGCGCCCCCCGTTACGCCAATCAACGCATCGCCACCTAGTAATTTTTCAAACCCTTCATCATCGAGGAAATGACCGTCTTTCTCCCTACAAGTCTCCCACGCCACATCATGGGGACGGTAAAGGCGGCGAGGACTGATAACAGAAACAATCCGCACGCCAATTCCCTCCTTTTCCAATTGCGATGCTGCATCGAAGATTGGAATTAAAGTCATGTCGCCAATCGCTGCAAACACAACTTTTTTCTTCCCTTCGCTGTCATGCAAAACAATCCCCCCATCTTGCAATCCCTGACGGGTTTGTTCGAGAGTGGTGAGGACGGGAAGAGGAGATTTACTTACTGTAATTGTAATTCCCTTATTCTTCTGACCCAATGCCCATTCATAACAAGCTTGGACGCTGTTGGCATCGCAGGGAAATAGGGGAAAGACATTGCCATTGCGCATCATTGCAGCAAAATAGTTTTCAATTTCCGGGCGTTGGTGCGTCCAACCATTTCGCCCCTGTTCTAATGCCCCTGCGGTGAAGAGGGTAATTGTTGCGGGAGTAGTGCGGCGCAACTCTGCCATCGCTTGGATAACGGTTTGCCAGATGGGTAGGCCATTAACCGCAAAGGATTCGTAGGAACACCATAGGCTTCGCGAGCCAAATAACGCCAAACCCGCAGCCAAACCCGCACAAGCATCTTCACTCAAGGGTTCGTACACTTGTCCCCCTGGCCCTTGGAAGTAGGTTTCATCCACAGTGGGGTGAGCGATTTTCAGTCCGATATTGACGTTATTAATCCCCGATGCCGCATTGCCATCAGCGTTGGAGATAATAAAGTTCGGGTCTTTTTGACCCACATGAACGACCAGTTCGCCCATTGCTGTGGTTGCGACTTTCTTTTCGTCCTTAATGGGAAATTCTGTTAAGGGAAGCGTTCCCAAATCCGTCAGGGGCAATTCTTTTTCCGTCACGACGCAATGAGAAGCGGGTCCCCCGGCTGCCCGTTCAAAATTCGTCCGAACGAGTTGCCATCCTTCCACAGACAAGGCTCTGGCTTTGAGGGCGCTGACGATATAATCTTTTTCAGTGGTGTCGCCAGCATAGAGATTGTGGGACTGTGCGCCCCGTTTGTGAACCCCTGCCCCTTTCAATTGTTTGACGATTAAAACGGTGAGTTTGCCGCCT includes:
- a CDS encoding NUDIX domain-containing protein encodes the protein MRRSWQFISTVLGIIFRHPVTGVTLIPILPDGKIVFVRRHDTGQWSLPGGMVDWGEDIPTTVRRELEEETGLTLVKMGRLIGVYSAADRDPRLHSISVAIEVYAEGVTAAQDALEIAEAKPFDLSSIPYGHLSHDHDRQLRDYLDGLTRIA
- a CDS encoding peroxidase family protein produces the protein MVSFNPCKLSLGLATFATFSLATLGTAEAADFRSIDGSGNNIANPTWGATDTQLLRLLPSDYGDGISTPSGTTRPSARAVSNAVSAQSGSIPNSLHVSDWLWQWGQFIDHDIDLTEPHHSTEPFNIKVPTGDPFFDPFNTGTQTIGLERSSYDPTTGTGLGNPRQQINQISAYFDGSMVYGSDATRANFLRRNDGTGKLKTSASNLLPFNTAGLPNAGGTSSTLFIAGDVRANEQNGLTTVHTLFVREHNRLAGEIAADPDLSIKAMVAGLTEGEYIYQTARKIVGAQIQAITYNEFLPLLLGDGALSPYAGYDETVNAGISNEFSTGAFRVGHTMLSPQLLRINNDGSSPGNIALRDAFFDPGEIIDEGIDSLLLGLASQKAQEVDPFVIDDVRNFLFGPPGSGGFDLASLNIQRGRDHGVPSYNDARIGLGLGAVASFAEITSNVASQDALASVYSSVDEIDFWIGGLAEEHINGGLVGELFNRIIADQFLRLRDGDRFFYRNDPHLMALVPEIGSTQLSDIIRRNSSISNIQDNVFVVAKDVPEPSAMTAIFMLGALGIVGERFGKKQSG
- a CDS encoding phosphoketolase family protein; this translates as MTVATAMPAFCQGIQHFAETLPNFEEYGKKPVIQEGQTAINSPTDKIAVYQTLLAADALRYLTLQVTASKASGHPGGFASIADCIAALVMLGYKNIITEVGHHAPGFYSNMFLDRSLEDMGIKTVQEMRERYREMHGLLGHLSGQIPGLLNPAGPLGQGQHFAMAGAKLHPNTLFPVTIGDGGLGEPYITSSFAHFNTSYPNVTNFLPILVWNGYSQEHHSMVSTKSNAEMIAYWEGHGFKEVILVNAKDYDDANQPGEYVDSTNFSFEKRLEFVQGVLEATDKAAKSALGGKLTVLIVKQLKGAGVHKRGAQSHNLYAGDTTEKDYIVSALKARALSVEGWQLVRTNFERAAGGPASHCVVTEKELPLTDLGTLPLTEFPIKDEKKVATTAMGELVVHVGQKDPNFIISNADGNAASGINNVNIGLKIAHPTVDETYFQGPGGQVYEPLSEDACAGLAAGLALFGSRSLWCSYESFAVNGLPIWQTVIQAMAELRRTTPATITLFTAGALEQGRNGWTHQRPEIENYFAAMMRNGNVFPLFPCDANSVQACYEWALGQKNKGITITVSKSPLPVLTTLEQTRQGLQDGGIVLHDSEGKKKVVFAAIGDMTLIPIFDAASQLEKEGIGVRIVSVISPRRLYRPHDVAWETCREKDGHFLDDEGFEKLLGGDALIGVTGGASGMLEPIMLRSSCKRDTFAWKRGETASSAGEVMAFNGLTAKALAKRAVELLG
- a CDS encoding alpha/beta fold hydrolase codes for the protein MPLLFSNSRIRLPQGQIFWREIGQDTGTPLLFLHGSYQDSGQWIPVIEQLRDRYHCFAIDLLGFGDSEDPNVHYSIQLQVECLIKYLDALHLERVCLIGHSLGGWVAASFALQYPERVQRLVLASPLGVELAAERPKKTWERQLVSPVPVVSWLLKIILPLARAIGRHKKIEQLLAYRQHLLQSPTTCQLLFRRRPAEIQAEYLNHRLELLQVPALIIQGGQDTSANFARSQMYANLIPGSKFCLIEKGNNDLPEVLSQRVATELQDFLTPSSPREITR